The DNA segment AGCTTTACAAGGCAAATAGCAAATGCTAATGAGGTGGAAATGAAGCCTCTGGATTGGAGGAACACTGAAAGGGGTGTGGCTAGAGTGAACTACACCTCAGGTCTATCCTCAGGACTCTGGCTTAGGGTTAGGATGTGATGGGGGTCCATGGGAGAAGTCTCCAGATGCAGGAGGGCAGGATGTGCCATTTAGGATGTAGATCCCTGTGGGAGActgtggatgtagctcagctgaCAAAGCCTTACtgagcatgcatgaagccctgggatCGGTGTCCAGAACAGCATAAATAAGAGGCGGTGGTACATGTTCgactgtaatgccagcacttgggagatggaagcaagaGGGTCACTAGTTCAAATGCATTCTTGAGTTTGATGTTAGTACGGCCCACGTGAGACACAGCTGGGACTTGAAGAAAGCAAGGATGACAGTACACCTGGTGGCCCAGACCTGCCATGTCACGGCTTGGAAGGGTGGTAAAGAAtgactgagttcaaggctagctgggGCTACATACTAGTGAACCCCTCTATCAAAAAGGGAAAGCGTAGCAGACAGACACCCGCCCCTTCTCCTCACCTGCTGCTTGACTCTGCTCAGCATGGCATCAAGGGCCTGGACCAACTCCAGAatcagggcacagggcacagctgAATCTGTGGCCCCCACAAAGGGGGGCTTCCCCGGAGGGAAGAACTTAGAGTCATAATGGCAGGCGAGGGTGAGGTGACGGGCAGCTCCTGGGTCAAGTGTGGCTACCACGTTCCCGAAGTCCAGTGGCCCCAAGGGGGTTGAGGCCGTGAATGGGTCCAGTTCCACGTGCCAGCCTGCCGACAGGGACTGCAACGTAGCCTCCAGGAACTAGTGGCAAGAGAGAGgtaggagggtggacagggaCTGGGGAGAAGGTGGGGAGAAGGGCCTTGTGACTGGAGCCACGCAAAGCAGTCTGGGTAACTAGAAAGTCTCACTTTGGTTTATGTTGTTCCCTCGACACAGACTTCTGTTGAGAAGCCAGATGTAGAACCACCATACTTCTCGGTAGCAACAAAACTTGCCATggcttattttgagacagaatcttactatgtagtccaggctagcctccaacttgctgtgtagcctaggctggaaCTCCAAATCATGCTTCTGCTTCCAGAATGATAGGATTATAGACCCagaccaccaccacacccaggtgtGGGGGGAGAgtttctctcccccatccctctctcccctcatgTTGATTCTTCCAAAATCACATGTAGGCCAGCTTTCCACTAACTCACATCcaccctttccctcttcctgtctctctccatggTGCTGAGGGTCGATCCCAGGATTTCCTGCATGATGCTTATACAGCCACTGGTGAATACTTGGCAAACcttctaccattgagccacacccccaTCCTCACATTGGATGATTCTAAGCAAGTGGGGCCATGCTCTGACTTCCTCTTAAAACGGTCTCACTATGTGCCAAGCCTGTTTTAGGAGCTCTATGAAATCAACGATGTCAGTGAATGTCCCCATTTTgaagatgaggaaactgaatcCCAAAGAGGTTAAGAAGTTAGTCCAACTAAGATGGATCCTAAACACAGTATCTGAATGGCACCACACCACTAATTCTGAAGCCAACCTTcttggattttaattttaattagctgTGGGATTTGGACAAAATGTAAAAActttagtttcctcatctgtgtaGTGGAGATTATATTAGTTCCAACCTCACCAGAGCTTCTGCCTAATATAGGGTAAACTTTTGGTGGGGGTCATATAGTGTGGGATTTGTGTACCACCAAGAGAATCTAGTCTGGTTCACCCGCCGCCACCgacgccgccaccaccaccactcccctaCTCGCCtactccccatctctgcctccgaCCCCCATCAGAtcccttctgcctcctggctgtttTGGGATCTTCGGTGCCTGAGTTCCATTTCCTGACAAAGTGAGGAAAGGAAGTTGGGGGTTGAAAAGAAAACCCTTTACCTTTCTCACTTGAAGATTGCCAGAACTACCTGGAGGTCGCACAATCAATAAGGGACGCAGGAAAGTTCCCCAGAGACGCTGCGGATCCAGCTGCCCTACCACCAGCCGCAGCTTGGCTTCTGAAAGGCTTCCGATCAGCGGGACCTTGATTGGGAAATgggatggggaaaagaaaaatgaaaacaaccccaTCCCCACCTTTACAACCCCATTCCCACCTCATCCTGGGCGCCGTTGCCCAGAAGGAGTCCTGGCTCTTCCTGGTAATGCAATCTCCAGTATCAAAGATTTCCTAGACTGGGAGAAATCTTCAAAGCAAATCTGGTCCAGTCTACCGCAGTCCTAACTAGGAAATTGCAAACGGGTGATGGAAATTTCTAAATAGATGGCTTGGGCATAGAACTCAGATCTACCAGTGTTGCTAGGCGGACTCGTCATCTTCAGAGGGGTCTATCACAAAACAAGCCTGAAACCTTATTTTGTTTGGGTAGGGGCACGAGCTCAAGTAATGGATAAAGCCAATGACACAGGCGGCAAAGGCCAAAAGATAAGACCACGCTAACCTGAGACTCAAtatgaagggaaagaggaaaatgacGCTGGCTGGGCCCCAGCCAGGGCTCACCCGCAGATCCCGGCTCCGTGACATCTCCTCAACCCCAGGATGCCAGCTATTCCAGAAGATATAGAAAGCCAAGCCCATAGCCAgcgccagcagcagcaggggcaggagcTGCACCCGCGGCAGAAGACGGCGCTTGGAAAGCGAGGGTGGTTTCATGAGGCCGCGATCCTCGAGCCGCTGCCGGGGCCGCCCGCGGCTCCCAGGACTCATGGCAGCTTTGCTCAGAAACCAAGCCCGGTATGGAGGTTGGAGTTTTAGGCCAAGATCTGCCTCTCTGAGGTTACGAAACCCAATAAAGAAGCAGAGTAACTgcgtgctccccccccccagacgATGGCGATTGGCTCGCCTAAGCGCCGCCCCACCGAAAAGGGAGCGCGGAAACCTTAAGGCCCGCCCCCACGGAAGAGGACCAGTCAATGAGCTGCGTCCAAATGTGCAAAACCTTCCTCGGCGCGGGGCCACGCCCCTCACGGAAGTCGATCAAGAAACTGTCGCTCAAGGAAAAAGGGGCGGCATCCATCCCTAAAACAAGGAGCCGATTGGTTTACCGGAAGCCATGCCCTCAAGAAAAGTGTCGGAGGGTATTTGGAAACGGGGCTGTGTTTTCCATCTTCCAACTGGACGGTTAGACGGGAAAATAATTGTAGTCAGACCCCGTTTTATTTTCCTCATGAGCAGACACCCTATTGGGAGCTTCAGAAGCTTCAAATCCTCCCTATCGGCATTTTCTACAGGAGCGCGCCGCCTGATGGGGTCGCTATGGTAACAGGCCACGCCCACCGCCGCTGGGTTTGGTTGCGCAGGCGCCGACGGAAGTGAGCCGCAGGAGACGGAAGCCCCGCCCTTCTCTCCCTGTACGCCAAAGGCTGGAGCAACGCGCTTGGAGGCGGGAGTGATCTGCGAGCGAAACCTCCACCATGTGAGGCCGGGCTGGGCTTCGGCGTGGCCGTGGAGATGGAGGGGGGACAGTTTAGCTGAATAACGTTCGGAATGGGGTGCTCGTAGCTGAGGGTACAGTTCCTCGGGGAAAAGTAATGCTTTTCCTTCTGGGGTATTTGAGAACGGGCGTGGGGCCTCGCTCGGATCTTGAGTTCCGGAGAGGGGACAGCTTTATTCCATAACGGGTGTAAGACTCTCCGAGGGCCTGAGTCTGGTGGAAATGAACCTTGAAGGGAAAGCTGAGTctgatggcacatgcctggaatcccaggcctcgagaggccgaggcaggagtaTCGCTAGTTGGCCTTGGCCAGCTTCATAGCGAGACCGCTTCCAAAAGTAATAGTAATTTTAAATGGAAGGGGTCTTACGGATAAAGAGCTTGGCGGGGAAGGAAGAACTGTTAGAAGTGGTGAAAAGTATGGGACGTAACCAGGATAAATGAGAGCTTTTGAACCTAACCAGAGAAGAGACTATCAGAAGAGTAGGCTACTCCTGTGGATTGGCGTGTTTATTCGCTGAGCGTATATTACGTAGATTGCTTGTAAATGAGACACATGGTAAATAAAAGGTTCTTGCCACCAAGGTGAAAATCTCCCTGGGACTTGTAAAAAGAGTGGCATAGGAAAGCCATAGAGTAATAAACAGGTACATACAGTATGCCTTAGATAATCAGGTGTGGATGGAGAATtgagcaggaaagaaagaatgccAGTAGGTAGCGCAGTGGGACGCATTGAAAGCCCAGCTTTGGGATGGAGATTTAGCCCGGCGGACAGAGTGCTTATCTACTGTGAGtgctgggtttggtcctcagctacACACAAACTAGACatcgtggcacatgcctgtactcccaatacacaggaggcagagacaagtctGAGTTCTGGAGCAGCCAGGCTTCTACAGTGAGATGTTGTGGGGTGGGACGGAGGATCGTGAAGAGAGATGATTGAAGTTTAGGTTGCGGATAGAAAGGGCCAAGGTTTGGATGTACCGTGGAGGCAAATGGCAAGACATTCGAGTGGAGTAAGGTTTGAAAGAAGAATCAAGTGCCAGGCCTTATTGGGAGCCCCTGTAATCTCAGACCTTAGGCAGGAGAATTGAGAATTCGAGGTCAGCAGTGAGTGGAAGAGGTTTGGTAGAGGAGCTGGAGCAGGCTAAATTGGAAATGTCTCCCCTGCCTCCAGAAAAGACTGCACCAGAAAGGGTGTTTGGGGGCCAGGCTGGGGAGACACTGGACAGTGTGGCTTTGATCACTTACATTTCCAACTTTAACCCATCTCACCCCTGGGTTCTCTATCCAGGAGTCTCCTCAATAAACCCAAGAGTGAGATGACCCCAGAGGAGCTGCAGAagcgggaggaggaggaattcAACACAGGTCCCCTCTCAGTGCTCACGCAGTCGGTCAAGAACAACACGCAAGTGCTCATTAACTGTCGTAACAACAAGAAGCTGCTGGGCCGGGTGAAGGCCTTTGACAGGTGAGTGTCATCTTGGGGAGGGTTGGGGCTGGGACCGAGGGGCCTGAGGGAAAGGTCATTCCTGAAGGATTGTCGTAATAAGGTGGGCACACACGGTGACAaagcacctttaatctcagcactcagggggaATCaccatgagttggaggccagccagtgTCACATGGCAAGACCCagctcaaaaaagtaaaaagtggCGATGCTTAGCCTTTTTATATATCTTACGTGTctaggtgttttgtctgtgtgctaTGGACATGTGTAGTACCTTCAGAAgttatcagatcccctggcaGGAAAGGGAACTGGAATTGTGATATTTGATTTGTTCATCTGTAGACCAGACAGCAATGTCAAATACCTTCTATTACTTTGtagtttgttttgaggcagggtctttacTATGTAGCTCCAACTGACTACAGATGTGGCAGAGGCTAGCCTTacacttctgatcctcctgctcccatctcccaagcactgggattacaggattaCGTGAAGCGTGCCGTCCTGCCTTATTGTTTTAGTTAGTATGGGAGTTGCCTTGTGACGCAGTCATACACATCTGGCACTGTACTTTGCTCTTATTCACTGTCCTCAAGCAAGCATTTGTGGAATGAACTGATTCACTGGAGTGCACGTGTGGGGAGCCATGTGTACCCCAGCACTTTAAGACCCTCTGGTTTGGAGGGGGCGGGGCAAGtgcttctctgctgcttctctcaGAGTTAGAGTTATCGCCAGAGCCAGGGCCATTGTGGTGGACTTTACTCTGCTGGGGTCCTAAGCGCTTCATTCATCCAATCTTCACACCAGCTCTATGAAATAGACTGTCTCCATTTcatgaaggggggggggactgaggCACAGAAGGGACAGTTAAGAATGGACTGAGATCACACTTTGCAGCCCGCCCATCCCCACCGTGGAGCCTGAGCTTTCCTTATGCCTGCTGCTGGAGAGTTCCCACAGTGCTAGGCAAAGGTGGGCACTCGGAATGCCCCCCCTTACTCCAGCTTTTGTCCCCCACCCCTTACCCCATCAGGCACTGCAACATGGTGCTGGAAAATGTGAAGGAGATGTGGACTGAGGTCCCCAAGAGCGGCAAGGGCAAGAAGAAGTCCAAGCCTGTCAACAAGGACCGTTACATCTCTAAGATGTTCCTGCGCGGGGACTCAGTCATTGTGGTGCTGCGGAACCCGCTCATCGCCGGCAAGTAGAGCCTGTTCCCTGCCCTGCGAAGGCCTGCGGGACCCCGCCCAGTGGGCGAGAAATAAAAccctgtgctttttgtttttatgtttcccAGTGGTCTTCTCTGCCCTTGGGTCTTGAAGAGTGTGTTGGGCTGAGCACCAGGACAGGGCCGGTGGGTGCTGTGGCATAGGACAGCCCTGTCTGCCAAGGAGACAGTTTAGACAGAAAGGGCCTTAGTTGACTTTTGTGTATTGTGGATAGAGGGGTTCTCTGACAGTGTGCAAGTGGGAAAGGGGGGCCTATTTAAGAGGTTCATGGGAGAACCCAGCTTTGTTCTGGACTGTACACAGGGCCTTCTGTCCTACCCACAGCTCTGTCTATCTGGTATCTGTCTGTGCCCTCCCAGGTAATTCCAAACACAAAATTTAGGAGATCATGGGCTGGAGGTCAGGAATATCTGtcctctttaaatatatataaaacatgtatggatgttttgcctgggTGTGTCTGTTCTTGGTACCCATAGGAGCCAGGAAAGGGGGGTTGGACGCCCCTAGAGGTGGTTACATGTGGtggtgagcagccatgtggatgaaacctgggtcctccttttttttttcttttcaagacaggatttatCTCTCTcatcctggcagtcctggaactcgctttgtacaccaggctgtcctcaaactcagagattcccctccTTCTGCCTCGTGAGTGCAGCCACCACCATTCATCCTAGCTGTCCTCCTGAACTGTGGAGGTCACAGCTAGTATCACCCTGTGTGTCCCTGTACAGAGCTTCAGAGCTTGCAGCCGAGAAAACTGCAGTGCATGTGTTCCCACAGCTTTGCTGCGGACTTTAGAGCTCTCTCTTTGTTCTTTGGTGGTCCTGAGGGTTGAACCTAGGGTCTCGGGCTTAGCAAGCTCTCCCTcatgagctacatccccagccctccatTCACTTAGGTGCCAAAGTACAATATTAGGTGTCCTCTGACACTGCCCTTGATTCCCTTGAGACAGAGCAAACTCCAGCAATTCTGTCTCCACCCCGTGCTACAGATTCTAATTGAGGGTCTCATGCTTATATCAcaaatgctcctaaccactgaaccatctccccagttcttCCTTTAAGACGGGGAACTTCTTAGgaagtttcccaggctggccttgagcctgTAATCCCCCTGACATAATCTTCCAAGCAATTAGGATaacaggcctgtgtcaccagaGCTATCCATCTCACTTGGTTGAAACCACTGAGATTCAGGAAAAGCAGTGACATGTCCCAAAGTCACCCATGTAAGAAATAGTGAAGCTGCATCCAGATAGGCAGCCAGGGCTGGTGAAATAGCTCAGTGGCTACCAAGTTTAATGCCTAACACCCATATCTGGCAACTCAAAACTGCCTGTGACTAAAGAACCAGAGGGATCCAACACCCTAGCttccttgggcacctgcacaGATGCCCATAGATTAAAATTagatccaaaaaaacaaaaacaggctggaCAGGGGTgactggcgcacgcctttaatcccagcacttaggaggcaaggcaggcggatttctgagttccacaGCCAGGGaactcgaaaaaacaaaaaataaaattagagctatatgccaggcatagtggtgcatgcatttgacccaagcactcaggaagcagaggcagggaaatctttgtgaggccagtctgatctacagagtgagctccagtacagccagggccacacagagaaaccccgcctcaaaaacaagtaaaatgaaAGCAGACGTGAGTATAATCGTGATCCCTGCAgtttaagaggctgaggcaggattgctgTTAAGGCTAGCCAGGGTCTACATGGTAAATTCTTGGTGAGCCAGGCATAGTGAGatcatctcaaaaagaaaagactcTGTTGAAAGTACATTTGGAAAGGAGCTAGGCTGGGCGccccctccatttcctccccCTTGATGGGCACCCATGATNCCAAGCCAGTGAAGTCGGGCACCTGCCCTCCCCTGCTCCTCAAGGCTCTCTAGTGCTAAGGAGAAGCAGGGCCAAGCAGGGAGGCAGCTCTGCTCCCCACTGAGCTCTGTCAGTTTGCACTGAGAACCTAAGATCCTCAGCCTCCCGGCCCACAAAAGCTGCAACCCTCCCTCTGcgttctgggaaggaaaagaaagggagttgGTCTCTTGCCAGGGAAATGGGCGACGGTGCCATGGAGGAAGACAGCCGGCCACTCTGTATGGTGACCTAAAGGGGCAGTGGAGCCAAGTGTGTCTGCTGGGCCTTTACAGCTTGTGTATTCttgatagccaggactacactgagagaccctgtctcaaaaagcccaaataaataaaaagtaaaattgtgaGCTGTCCTGAAGCCCACTTATTTCACCCAGGAGCAGGGCTGGATTGAGTCTTCACGTCACAGGTTCAAAGCCGCAGTTCCTGCCCTGTCATCCTCACCACACATGGAAACTTTGCTTGCCTCTCTGAATGTCAGGGTTACAGCCCTAGACGCCTGGCTGTCCAAATGGTGCTTTTAtctagcttttttcttttttcttaattgcaTGTGACAGcagtagtgtgtatgtgtgcacatgtgtatgcatgttcacatgtgaatgggtacatgtgcacacatttgtaTGTATGGACACCCAGGGTCACGTGGGAAGTCTTCCTCGCTCTTCCCCGTATGTGGGCACTATAGGCTAGAACTCTGGTCCCAAGACTGTCGTGGCCAGCACTTtgcccactcagccatctcccctgGCCCTTTCTGTTTTGATagggtcttgttatatagccTACGCTGGCCTCAGATTGGagcaatactcctgcctcagcttcttggatgatgggattacaggtatacatcACCACTTCCTGAACAAATTATTTTGGGGAAAAGGACAGCTCTAACTAGTCTGAAGCTAGGCAAGTCAATAAGACTGGTTTTGGACATGCAACAGTTCAGCCTCTGCCTTTGATTGCTTTCAGATAGTCCTTTCCAGAGATAAAAGCCAAAGTGGAGGTCCTCAGATGGAGTCTAGTGACAGCTAATACAGTGGCCCAGTTAAGAATTGAACTAGGCTGGTTCCCGCTGCTTTTgcagtttgagacagggtctccatggTTCAGATAGCCAACCTGTGTTCTTTCAGGGTGAATGACCTTCAGCTaagcctcccagatgctggggttacagtgCCGCCCCTTGCCTGGGTCTGGTATTTCTGTATTGCCTTCCAAAGAAGTAACATGTTCACACGCGCGACTTTAATTGTACATATGTCTTAGTTTTCAATAGAGATTGTCTCAGGGCAGGGTACAGTAGCAGTGTGGTGTTCGTGGGTTTTTTGTGCCAGTATATGGCTCCAGTTGAGCCTCACTCATCTACAGCAGACGACCTCATACACACCCTAGTCATTCCCTTTCTAGCCTagcctcctcccaccccttaAAGAAGCTTGATTTACTATGGTCATGGTCTCCACTCCATCAGAAGCCAAAGCTTTAAAGTGTGGAGTGTGGGTCAGCTATGAAACACATCGTTCTGGGAACCTTGGGGGAAAATACAGCATCCAGTACTAATAAAGGAGGGGGGTGTGGGTGTGCGGGAGCACGCCTCTCTGGGAGGTGGAAAGACCTGGCTACCTCGCTGGGCCCAGGCCCTCTTGCTTGGCTGCCAGCTCTCACCTCCTATCACTCTGTCCTGCTGCTCAGCTTCTCCCACAGCCTAGCACAGGCAAAGAGCCTCCCACCCCAGAGCCTTTGGATCGCTCTCCTTTGGTCATGGCAGTCTCCTTTGATCCTGGGATCCCACAACAAATCCTTCGCACGTCTCTGTGGCCTCCATTCTGGTCCAGCCACCTACATTCCTCTCACTCACTGCCCCTAATAACGAACAGAGAACCATGGAAAACAGCCCAGGAGACACTGCTGCtaagaatggggtgggggtgggtgcagggctggagagatggagttCTGTTATCCTACAT comes from the Mus pahari chromosome 19, PAHARI_EIJ_v1.1, whole genome shotgun sequence genome and includes:
- the Qpctl gene encoding glutaminyl-peptide cyclotransferase-like protein isoform X1, which translates into the protein MSPGSRGRPRQRLEDRGLMKPPSLSKRRLLPRVQLLPLLLLALAMGLAFYIFWNSWHPGVEEMSRSRDLRVPLIGSLSEAKLRLVVGQLDPQRLWGTFLRPLLIVRPPGSSGNLQVRKFLEATLQSLSAGWHVELDPFTASTPLGPLDFGNVVATLDPGAARHLTLACHYDSKFFPPGKPPFVGATDSAVPCALILELVQALDAMLSRVKQQAAPVTLQLLFLDGEEALKEWGPKDSLYGSRHLAQIMESIPHSPGPTRIQAIELFVLLDLLGASSPIFFSHFPRTARWFQRLRSIEKRLHRLNLLQSHPQEVMYFLPGEPPGPVEDDHIPFLRRGVPVLHLIATPFPAVWHTPADTEANLHPPTVHNLSRILAVFLAEYLGL
- the Qpctl gene encoding glutaminyl-peptide cyclotransferase-like protein isoform X2: MSPGSRGRPRQRLEDRGLMKPPSLSKRRLLPRVQLLPLLLLALAMGLAFYIFWNSWHPGVEEMSRSRDLRVPLIGSLSEAKLRLVVGQLDPQRLWGTFLRPLLIVRPPGSSGNLQVRKFLEATLQSLSAGWHVELDPFTASTPLGPLDFGNVVATLDPGAARHLTLACHYDSKFFPPGKPPFVGATDSAVPCALILELVQALDAMLSRVKQQAAPVTLQLLFLDGEEALKEWGPKDSLYGSRHLAQIMESIPHSPGPTRIQAIELFVLLDLLGASSPIFFSHFPRTARWFQRLRSIGVPVLHLIATPFPAVWHTPADTEANLHPPTVHNLSRILAVFLAEYLGL
- the Snrpd2 gene encoding small nuclear ribonucleoprotein Sm D2, whose amino-acid sequence is MSLLNKPKSEMTPEELQKREEEEFNTGPLSVLTQSVKNNTQVLINCRNNKKLLGRVKAFDRHCNMVLENVKEMWTEVPKSGKGKKKSKPVNKDRYISKMFLRGDSVIVVLRNPLIAGK